CTTCCTTTGGATAGCTTGCATCAATGGCATTTGTTACAAGTTCTAAAAAAGAGCGAAGGGGGTCGCTAAAAATGTGGTAGGTGGCATTTCTAATCCATTTTCTACAAAGTTCTTTCTGTCCATCGTTGGGAAGTGTATGAGATGAAAAATGGGAAAAAATAATTGCTTCTATAGTCGTTACAAAAGGTTCATTTTTAAGAAACGACTGTTCAATTTTTTCAACTAAAGTATTTCCTTTTTTAACTTGTTCAACTTTAGGGTCGACGTTTGAATGAGTAGGAATATATTCAAAAAAAAGAGGATTTGAAAGGGATGTTTTTATGGGGAAAGTCATAGAAAATTAATCGTTAAATTTAAGGATTGTTCAATTCATTTATAGAAAGCTTTAGGGATAAATGGTATAATTTTGTTTTTTTTACAAGAAATTTACTTATGCTAAATAATCGTGTGATATTAAAGCCAGGAAAAGAAAAACCAATCTTACAAAAACACCAATGGATTTTTTCCGGGGCTATTGCAAAATGGCCATCTTTTGATAATGGAGATATTTTGCCTGTTGTTTCTTCAAAAGGTGAACTTTTAGCGCATGCGTATTTTAACAAAAATTGCTCGATTGCGGGTCGAATTATCTCTTTTCAAGATGAGGATCCCTATTTAGCTATAAAAAACAAATTAAAAGCTGCTTATCTTTTAAGAAAAAGCTTTATGCAAACGGAATTTACTAATTCTTACCGATTAGTAAATGGAGAAGGGGACGGTCTACCAGGCTTAATTGCGGACCTCTATGATGATACTCTGGTTTTACAAATTACAACACTTGGAATGGACAAAATCAAAGAATTTGTTGTGGAGGCTTTAGATGAGTTGGTTCATCCAAGAGTGATTTATGAAAAATCAATAACGAGTTCCAGAAAGCAAGAGGGATTAAAAGACTTCCAAGGCGTTTTAAAAGGAGAATTTGTTAGTAAAAAAGTGATCAAAGAAAATGGTCATTTTTTTGCTATTGATATTGAAAAGGCTCAAAAAACCGGATTTTTTTTAGATCATAGAGAAATGAGAAAAAAAATAGGAGAACTGAGCGCTGGAAAAAAGGTTCTCAATTGCTTTTCTTATTCCGGTGGTTTTTCAGTTTATGCCGCAGCGGCAAAAGCTAAAAAAGTTACATCGGTTGATATATCTGCTGAAGCTGTAGAACTTGCTCGCCATAATTTTTCTATAAATGGTTTAGAAGATGGGGAATTTATCACCGCTGATGTTTTTGCCTATCTTAGAGAAAACGAAATAAACCAAGAGATTGTTATTTTAGATCCACCAGCTTTTGCTAAAAAGCAAAAGGATGTGATTGCAGCTTGTCGAGGGTATAAAGATATCAACCGGATAGCTATGCAAAAAATGCCTGCTAATTCCCTTTTGTTAACTTGCTCGTGCTCTTATTATATTAATGAAGAGCTGTTTAAAAAAGTTATCTTTCAAGCGGCTGTTGAAGCGGGTAGGGATGTTAAAATTCTTGGAAAGCATATCCAAGGTCCAGATCATCCCGTGAGCGTATTTCATCCTGAAGGGGATTATTTAAAAAGCTTACTATTGTGGATTTCTTAAATAATTTATTGTGATTTAAATTAAACCTTTAAGTTAACAAATAATCAACTCTTACTGTGTCACCAAATAATTCCGTATGTTGAATTTTTAAGCGGGGGGCCTTGTCTATGCTTGGGATGTCCCAATCATCGAACATAGCTAAACCATCACTTCCTAAAATTACTGCTCCTACATAAACGACGAGTTTTTCACAATATCCATTTTTAACGAAATTAGTTAAAATGCACCGCCCTCCTTCTACTAATAACTGAATAACACCTTTTGAGGCTAAATTTTCTAGTAAATAAGGGATGTCAATCTTGCCTTCTTTTGTTAGAGGGGTAATAATAACTTCAGCACCTGCAATTTTCCATTCTTTAATTTTATTTTCTGGGCATTTATCACTTGTGTAAATCACGGTCGGAGCTAATTTGGTGTCAAATAAAGGATAAGAGACCTTGGTTTTGCCAGTTGTATCTAAAATAACCCGAATAGGAGGTTTGGCTGGCTTTTGTTCTGTATCTCTAACGGTTAGTGCTGGCATGTCGGAATTAGCCGTACTACTACCTATCAAAATGGCTTGTGAACAAGCTCTTAAATAATGGGAATCAGCTCGGGCTTCTTTTGAAGAGATCCACTGAGAAGTCAAATCTTTTGCAGCTGTTCTTCCATCTAAACTGATCGCTGTTTTACAAACAGTATAAGGTCTTTTAAATCGTCTTTGAAATAGATAAGGTTCTAGGCTTAGTAAAACGGCAGTTTCTTCAATACCTACATCAACGGTAATACCAGCTGAGCGCAAAGCTATAATTCCTTTACCCTTTACTATAGGGTCTGGATCTACCGTGCCAATAACGACGCGTTTAACTTTACGAGCTATGAGAGCATCAACACAAGGTGGTGTTTTGCCATGATGACAACAAGGTTCTAAGGTTACATAGACAGTTGCGTCACTTAAATCTTCATCGGTAGATTGTAAAGCATTTATCTCCGCATGGGCTTTGCCAGGAATGCTTGTAAATCCTTCGGCTATACTTTTATTATCTTTTACAATAACACATCCAACCCATGGATTAGGAGGAGCGATTAACCTAGCTTTAAGGCTTAATTCGATGGCTTTTTTCATCCATTGTTCATCATTTGCTTTCTTCACGATCACCCATATAAATGCTTTTATTTTTTTTGAGCTTAAAAACGCAGTATAGCCCAAGTAAAAATAAAATAAAATCTAGCAAATAGATTTTATTATTTTTACATTTTTTTAAAATCGTTTAGACTGTGCAAATAATTATTCATTTTTTTTGTTGTAGTTTTTTAGCATAACTATAAACAAGCCAAAATATTCTAATGATTAGTGAAAGGCTAAGAATTGAAAATGTTTTGGAATGAAGCAAAGTTTTCTTTTTACTTTAAGTTATAAGGATTAAGTTACGGATCCTTGACTTAGAATTAAGAAATTTTGTCATACTTTTTGAAGAATAAATAAAAAAGAGAATTAAGATGGATCAATGTAATTGTCCCAAATGTGGCTCTAAAGCATTTAAAAGAAACGGTTATACCAGGCATGGAAAACAAAACCATCGTTGTTTAGATTGTGGAAGACAATTCTCCTCAAATATAGAATTTGATGAAGATTTTGAAAAAATGGTTGGTGTGGCTGACTACAAAATTGTTTTCAAAGAAGACTATTCAACCAACACAAAAAAATAACTTGATGATTATAAGTTCAATAACGAGAAAAAAAATTGTTACGGAGGAAATGACATATGTGTAAACTTATCACTTATTTATGCATCTTTATGATTAATTTATTTGTTTATACGGAGAGTATCATGGCAAACGAAGGAATAAAAAATCCTCAAGTTGAACTTATTACAAATTACGGAACAATCAAAATTGAGCTTTATCAAGAACAAGCCCCAAAAACAGTACAAAATTTCTTAAACTACGTTAAAGAAGGTTTTTACGATCATACCATTTTTCATCGTGTGATTGATGGATTTATGATTCAAGGGGGAGGATTTACCCAAGATTTTAATCAGAAACCGACAAAAGCTCCTATTGAAAATGAAGCGCAAAATGGGTTGAAAAATAAAAAAGGTTCTATAGCAATGGCTAGAACTAATGATCCAAATAGTGCTACAGCTCAATTTTTTATTAACGTTTCAGACAATAATTTTTTAGATTTTGTGTCTAAAACACCTTCACAATATGGTTACGCAGTTTTCGGGCAAGTTGTGGAAGGGATGGATGTAGTTGATAAAATCAAAAAAGTTAAAACTGGTAACAGGGGAATGCACCAAAACGTCCCATCTGAAACTGTAGAAATTAAACAAGCAAAAATTGTGAATTAATTTTTTCTTCTAAACCTGTGAGTTTTTTCACAGGTTTTTCTTATCCATTCTTGCAAAAATTTACCATTCAAAGTACATTTTAGGATATAAATCAACTAGTAAAAACTTAATTTTAGTTTTATCTATTTAAAGTTGATTTATGGTATCCTTATATATAGATGAAAGAATTTCGAAATTTCCTTGGCAACCCTTAGGAGGACAATTTATGAAAGATGTAACTCATCACCTCAAATGCATTCAAAAGAAAGTTATTCGCGAAGCTCGAAAAAACAATGAAGAAACTCTGGTTGAAAAAAATGGAAAACCAGTTCATATCCCAAGTAAGTTTATTGGAGTCTCAGAAGTAGTGCAAAAAAGAGAAGAAACTAACCATAGAGCACCCATAACTCAAATACCAGCCTATTTTGTTCACTAAAGGTTCAAAAAGGACATTAAATAAAAAGGCTTTAAAAGAATTTCCATAATTCTTTTAAGGCCTTTTTATTATTCTCTAAAAATTCTTCATTTATTAAATCTTTCAAAACAAATTCATCGGGATAAAAGGTGTGAATCCATTTTTTTAACGAATGGTAAAGCTCTTCCGATAAAATAAAGTTTTGGTTAATAGACTCCAATTCTTCTTCTTTTAAAACTAATCTAAGTCTTAAGCAAGCAGGCCCTCCGCCATTCCATAAACTTTGGGATAAATTAATAAAATAGATAGAAGAAATGGGTATATTTGGATCATTTAATAAACGTTGCGTTAAAGCATAGGCTTTTGGATGCAACTCACATTCAGCTGGTGCAATTAAAGCCATCGATTGATCTTTTAGGGTAATCAACTGGGAATTAAAAAAATAAGTCTTTACTGCATCGTTTAAAGTTAATTCTTCATCCCTCACTTTAATTAAATTAAGGGAACTTTTTGTATTGTCGTAAAAAGTTTTCGAGAGTTTTTCTACAATTTCAGTTGTGTTAATAAAGGCATCTTCATGGTAAATAAATAGATTTTGATTACCAAAAGAGATAACATCATTGTGAAAAACACCAGCATCAATAGCTTTTCCGTTTTGAATGGCAAAGATGGAGATGTGAGGCTTTAGCTGATGAAGCCTTTCTATTGCAAGAAAAGCATCTTCTGATTGTCTTTGAGGAAATTTTTGACTATTTTTCCCATAAACAAACAGATGTGTCCCGATCTGTTCAAATTCTAAGCAGAAGCGGATATGATTAGCACCTCCTTCATCACTAAATCTTTTATGTTTAGGAAGGGGATCATGTAAACAAAAATAAGGTGAGTTATTAATCAGTTTTTTAAAAAAATGACAAGTTTCTTCTACCTCTAATGACCGATGAAAAGTTGTTTGTAAATTAGCAGGGGTTATATGTACTTTATTATCTTTGCTATCTGATGAGGGCGTTACAGTTGCCATATTTGCCGTCCACATGAAAGAAGAAGAAGAACATTGGTTTAAGAGTTTTGGGTCTGTTTCTAAGACAGTTTTAAGTATTTTACTATCATCTCCTTTAAAACCTAAATTTTTAAGGATTGAGAAAAGAGGTCTTTCTTGGGGTGGAACAACGATTTGGGGTATGTTTAATTTACGAAGTGTATTCATCAATTCTAAACATTGTAAAGCGGCCATTTTTGGATTAGACCTAAATTGATTATGTTCCATCGAAAGTATGTTTCCGTAGGATAAGCCTCCATAATGATGAGTTAAGCCTGGTAAACCACTTAAATTTAGTTCGATCCCTTTTTTCATAAAGTGATTCCAGGGTATAAATTAGACGGTAGTGATAAAGAGGAATTTTCTGTAGAGGCTACTGGGTAAAGACAGTAATCGATAGCGTAAAAACCACTTGGTCGGAAGTTGCCACTTTTTCCAATTCCACCAAAAGGTGCTTTACTACTAGCTCCAGTTAAAGGAGCGTTCCAATTAATAATTCCTGCCTGAATATTTTGAAAAAAATATTGGTAATTTTCTTGTTTTGTACCAATTAACCCAGCCGTTAATCCATATTGAGTATTATTAGCAACAGTGACGGCTTCTTGTAAATCTTTTGCCCAAATGAGTTGTAGTAAAGGTCCAAACACTTCCTCATCCGGTACAACATTAGAGGTAGTATCAATAAGTCCACATGTAACAAATCCCGTGCCTTTTTGAAAGGGCTTTAATGGGATTAAAGAAGTCGCTCCTTTGTCGATCCATTGTTGTTGTATGGCGAAAATTTCTTGGGCCTTTTCTTCTCGAATAAGTGGTCCTATAAATGGTTCTGGTGTTTCTTCAAAAGGGCCTATTTTAAGATTGCTAATTTTTTCCATTAAATAGGAAACAAATTCTCTATTTTTAGGATTATCTATAATAATTAATCGCCTTGCACACGAGCATCTTTGACCTGTTGTGATATAAGCCGATAAAATAATGGTATAAGCTACTGATGCAAAATCATGAACATCTTCTAATATTAGGGGATTATTGCCCCCCATCTCTAAAGCTAATATTTTATTAGGTTCTAGCGCAAATTGGCTTAAGAGTTTTTTGCCAGTATTCCAACTACCTGTAAAAAAAATTCCGTTTATTTCTTTTTGATTTAATAGTGTTTGTCCGGCATTTTTTCCCCCTTGTACGAGATTGAATACTCCATAAGGTAAATTAGTTTCTTGCCAAATAGAGGCTATTTTTTCTCCTGTTAAAGGAGTTAATTCACTTGGCTTAAAAATAACGGTATTGCCCGCTAATAAAGCTGGGATAATATGTCCATTTGGTAAGTGACCTGGAAAATTGTAAGGACCTAAAACAGCGACAACACCATGCGGCTTATAACGTGTAAGATTGCTTCCAAGATTTAAAGCTAAACACCTTTGATTGTAAGCATCCAAGGTTATAGAAACTTTGCTAATCATAGCAGTCACTTCAGTTTTTGCTTCCCAAAGTGGCTTTCCTGTTTCTAGTGATATAGTATGAGTTAATTCATCTGAATGCTTTTTTAAGTTTTTTTCAAATTGTTCCAAATAATGGTAACGTTCACTAAGTGTGAGGAATGACCAGGTCGGTAGAGCTGTTTTTGCAAGAGAGCAAATTGCTTTAATTTCATTTTCACAAGTTTCTTTTCCTTGCCATATCATTTGACCGTTGGAAGGATTAATGGAAGTGAAGTTCATAAAAGCCTTTTATCGAATAATTAATTTAATGCTATGTAAGTTATTTCATCACCAGGTTTTACTTGTAAGTTCTCAGCTTCTTGTTTTGATATAGCAACATTTTTTTCATCGACATGTTCAATTTTTCCAAAGCAAGATCTGAAATTTATTTTTGTGTTGCCCATAATATAATTTTTAACATCACTATTTTTAGAATGAATTGCTTTTACAGTTGCTCTAATAGATGTGTCTACCGTTCGTATATTTTCTTTTAAAGCAATAATGCGAGGTCCACCATCAAAAACATCAATTTCGTTGGAAAAAGCAAAACCTTCATTGATTAACATTTTTAAAGCGGGTTGCGTGTCTGGATGCACTTTCCCCATTATGCTTTTAACGGTTTTGGGAAGCATGCATGTATAAATGGGCCACTGCGGCAAGACATCTAAACTGTAATTATGATTACCTTCAAAGCGAATCATCAACTCTTCAAAATCAAAATCTAAAAAATTTCTTCCAATCCCTTCCCAAAAGACAGAATTTTTATCTTTAACAACGCCTCTTAAATCAGCTGAAATATAATTATCAAAACGTTCTTTAAATGCTTTTATAAAAAGAAAACGGCTTAATGATAAAAGTTTTCCAAGGCCTGACCCCCTATATTTGTCATTAATATATAAAGCGCAAAGTTCACTACTGCCATTTTTTATTTGGACAGGGCGTAATACTTCCATCGTTCTTTCAGCTTCTAAAGCGACCAATTTGTCAGCCACAGCTTCAATGCGATAATAATTTCTTGGGTTTTCAGAACCAATTTTCGCAATTAAGCTTGCTGTCCCAATCATTTTCTTTAAAGAGGTATCTTCTAACGCAAAAATGTAATGTTCATCAGAGGGTTTCTGTACGTTTTTTTTAAAGCTTTCT
This DNA window, taken from Candidatus Rubidus massiliensis, encodes the following:
- a CDS encoding Transposase, which encodes MDQCNCPKCGSKAFKRNGYTRHGKQNHRCLDCGRQFSSNIEFDEDFEKMVGVADYKIVFKEDYSTNTKK
- the astD gene encoding N-succinylglutamate 5-semialdehyde dehydrogenase, whose translation is MNFTSINPSNGQMIWQGKETCENEIKAICSLAKTALPTWSFLTLSERYHYLEQFEKNLKKHSDELTHTISLETGKPLWEAKTEVTAMISKVSITLDAYNQRCLALNLGSNLTRYKPHGVVAVLGPYNFPGHLPNGHIIPALLAGNTVIFKPSELTPLTGEKIASIWQETNLPYGVFNLVQGGKNAGQTLLNQKEINGIFFTGSWNTGKKLLSQFALEPNKILALEMGGNNPLILEDVHDFASVAYTIILSAYITTGQRCSCARRLIIIDNPKNREFVSYLMEKISNLKIGPFEETPEPFIGPLIREEKAQEIFAIQQQWIDKGATSLIPLKPFQKGTGFVTCGLIDTTSNVVPDEEVFGPLLQLIWAKDLQEAVTVANNTQYGLTAGLIGTKQENYQYFFQNIQAGIINWNAPLTGASSKAPFGGIGKSGNFRPSGFYAIDYCLYPVASTENSSLSLPSNLYPGITL
- the astB gene encoding N-succinylarginine dihydrolase; translated protein: MKKGIELNLSGLPGLTHHYGGLSYGNILSMEHNQFRSNPKMAALQCLELMNTLRKLNIPQIVVPPQERPLFSILKNLGFKGDDSKILKTVLETDPKLLNQCSSSSFMWTANMATVTPSSDSKDNKVHITPANLQTTFHRSLEVEETCHFFKKLINNSPYFCLHDPLPKHKRFSDEGGANHIRFCLEFEQIGTHLFVYGKNSQKFPQRQSEDAFLAIERLHQLKPHISIFAIQNGKAIDAGVFHNDVISFGNQNLFIYHEDAFINTTEIVEKLSKTFYDNTKSSLNLIKVRDEELTLNDAVKTYFFNSQLITLKDQSMALIAPAECELHPKAYALTQRLLNDPNIPISSIYFINLSQSLWNGGGPACLRLRLVLKEEELESINQNFILSEELYHSLKKWIHTFYPDEFVLKDLINEEFLENNKKALKELWKFF
- the rlmI gene encoding Ribosomal RNA large subunit methyltransferase I; translation: MLNNRVILKPGKEKPILQKHQWIFSGAIAKWPSFDNGDILPVVSSKGELLAHAYFNKNCSIAGRIISFQDEDPYLAIKNKLKAAYLLRKSFMQTEFTNSYRLVNGEGDGLPGLIADLYDDTLVLQITTLGMDKIKEFVVEALDELVHPRVIYEKSITSSRKQEGLKDFQGVLKGEFVSKKVIKENGHFFAIDIEKAQKTGFFLDHREMRKKIGELSAGKKVLNCFSYSGGFSVYAAAAKAKKVTSVDISAEAVELARHNFSINGLEDGEFITADVFAYLRENEINQEIVILDPPAFAKKQKDVIAACRGYKDINRIAMQKMPANSLLLTCSCSYYINEELFKKVIFQAAVEAGRDVKILGKHIQGPDHPVSVFHPEGDYLKSLLLWIS
- a CDS encoding Peptidyl-prolyl cis-trans isomerase cyp18, with the protein product MCKLITYLCIFMINLFVYTESIMANEGIKNPQVELITNYGTIKIELYQEQAPKTVQNFLNYVKEGFYDHTIFHRVIDGFMIQGGGFTQDFNQKPTKAPIENEAQNGLKNKKGSIAMARTNDPNSATAQFFINVSDNNFLDFVSKTPSQYGYAVFGQVVEGMDVVDKIKKVKTGNRGMHQNVPSETVEIKQAKIVN
- the aruG gene encoding Arginine N-succinyltransferase subunit beta is translated as MPFIIRPIFWDDLDDYEEIAQMATLGMTNLPKKRSLLEMKIEQSIESFKKNVQKPSDEHYIFALEDTSLKKMIGTASLIAKIGSENPRNYYRIEAVADKLVALEAERTMEVLRPVQIKNGSSELCALYINDKYRGSGLGKLLSLSRFLFIKAFKERFDNYISADLRGVVKDKNSVFWEGIGRNFLDFDFEELMIRFEGNHNYSLDVLPQWPIYTCMLPKTVKSIMGKVHPDTQPALKMLINEGFAFSNEIDVFDGGPRIIALKENIRTVDTSIRATVKAIHSKNSDVKNYIMGNTKINFRSCFGKIEHVDEKNVAISKQEAENLQVKPGDEITYIALN
- the ribD gene encoding Riboflavin biosynthesis protein RibD; its protein translation is MKKANDEQWMKKAIELSLKARLIAPPNPWVGCVIVKDNKSIAEGFTSIPGKAHAEINALQSTDEDLSDATVYVTLEPCCHHGKTPPCVDALIARKVKRVVIGTVDPDPIVKGKGIIALRSAGITVDVGIEETAVLLSLEPYLFQRRFKRPYTVCKTAISLDGRTAAKDLTSQWISSKEARADSHYLRACSQAILIGSSTANSDMPALTVRDTEQKPAKPPIRVILDTTGKTKVSYPLFDTKLAPTVIYTSDKCPENKIKEWKIAGAEVIITPLTKEGKIDIPYLLENLASKGVIQLLVEGGRCILTNFVKNGYCEKLVVYVGAVILGSDGLAMFDDWDIPSIDKAPRLKIQHTELFGDTVRVDYLLT